From Polypterus senegalus isolate Bchr_013 chromosome 15, ASM1683550v1, whole genome shotgun sequence, the proteins below share one genomic window:
- the LOC120515512 gene encoding uncharacterized protein LOC120515512, protein MLEDEAFCFFLALFHKIMPNVDMLFNQLQKRNIDPVYIKAAVQGFTNNMQAIRDSIPFLCGDSTSSDQQHQPNKRLRTLGPGEQQRLATEVCDTILIHSKERFSFTQHLVSATLLHGELFPQHSVTFPESALETTVEAYPMLNKAKLKTELSLIYENPEFRVGSGAVPLYQFFIDNNLQSTFTETVSLLKIIITTPMTTAESERCFSTLKRIKTFLRNTMTQDRLNALAMLSIEKKLVRDIPDFNKKVIEKFVNQKERRAKFLYK, encoded by the exons ATGCTTGAAGACGAGGCTTTCTGTTTTTTCCTGGCATTGTTTCACAAGATCATGCCAAATGTAGACATGCTATTCAACCAGCTGCAGAAGAGGAACATTGACCCTGTCTACATTAAGGCAGCTGTCCAGGGATTCACAAACAACATGCAAGCAATCAG GGACTCGATTCCCTTTCTGTGTGGGGACAGTACATCATCTGACCAGCAGCACCAGCCCAACAAGCGACTGAGGACCCTGGGACCAGGAGAACAACAGAGGCTAGCTACAGAG GTATGTGATACCATCCTGATTCATAGCAAGGAGCGGTTCTCCTTCACCCAGCACCTCGTCAGTGCAACATTGCTGCATGGAGAGTTGTTTCCACAACACAGTGTGACGTTTCCTGAATCAGCACTCGAAACAACAGTGGAGGCATACCCCATGCTGAACAAGGCCAAGCTCAAAACAGAGCTGTCCCTCATCTATGAAAACCCTGAGTTTAGGGTTGGCAGTGGTGCAGTGCCTCTGTACCAGTTTTTCATTGACAACAATCTTCAAAGTACTTTCACAGAGACTGTCAGTCTTCTCAAGATCATAATCACCACGCCTATGACAACAGCAGAGTCCGAGAGGTGCTTTTCTACTTTGAAGAGGATCAAAACTTTCCTAAGAAACACAATGACCCAGGACCGCCTTAATGCTCTGGCAATGCTTTCTATTGAGAAGAAACTTGTCAGAGACATtcctgacttcaataagaaagtaATTGAGAAGTTTGTTAATCAGAAGGAGAGAAGAGCAAAATTCctgtacaaataa